In Trichocoleus desertorum NBK24, the following are encoded in one genomic region:
- a CDS encoding hybrid sensor histidine kinase/response regulator has translation MEQARVLVVEDEIIVARTIANQLTQLGYNVVDIAASGVAALDKASRGRPNLVLMDIVLKGDMDGVTTANQIREQLDIPVVFLTAYADESTLQRAKVTQPFGYIVKPFNSGELRVAVELALYKHGLERDLRDNREYLATLLRSMSDAVIATDDQGQVTFMNPAAETLTGWSQTEAAGVAVNQVFQLVDEVTDLPVDNPVSQVLQANQVVYLPDFVALISKNGDYIPIGDCASPLRRASGEVNGVVVVFWDISDRRQTEVLQKALEKERELNRLKSQFVSTVSHEFRNPLAIIRTATELLDIQGLAMPEAKMKSYLQRIKAAVQSMNQLMEEVLFMGRVEADRLLLRPATLDLEQFCRELIEECLVARSSVREIVFTSQAQATEAVMDENLLRHILTNLLNNAIKYSPTDSPIYFRLTVTTEAQVVFQVQDQGIGIPGVDQAQLYESFYRASNAGNVQGTGLGLAIVKKCVDLHQGQIQVDSEVGVRTTFTVTLPLRLTSP, from the coding sequence ATGGAGCAAGCTAGAGTTTTAGTGGTTGAGGATGAAATCATTGTCGCCAGAACAATCGCCAATCAACTCACTCAGCTTGGCTACAACGTTGTAGATATTGCTGCTTCTGGAGTCGCTGCACTCGATAAAGCAAGTCGAGGTCGTCCCAACTTAGTGCTAATGGACATCGTCCTAAAAGGAGACATGGACGGCGTCACCACCGCGAATCAAATTCGTGAACAGTTGGATATTCCAGTGGTTTTTCTCACCGCTTACGCCGATGAAAGCACTTTGCAGCGAGCAAAAGTCACCCAACCCTTCGGCTATATTGTCAAACCCTTCAACTCAGGAGAACTGCGAGTCGCAGTTGAGTTGGCTCTCTATAAACACGGACTAGAACGGGATTTGCGAGACAACAGGGAGTATCTAGCGACCCTGCTACGTTCCATGAGTGACGCTGTTATTGCCACAGATGATCAGGGGCAAGTAACCTTTATGAATCCGGCGGCAGAAACTTTAACCGGATGGTCACAAACTGAGGCTGCGGGCGTTGCAGTCAACCAAGTGTTTCAGTTAGTAGATGAAGTCACAGATTTGCCTGTAGATAACCCGGTTTCACAAGTGCTGCAAGCAAATCAGGTTGTGTATTTGCCGGATTTTGTGGCATTAATTTCTAAAAACGGTGACTACATTCCCATTGGAGATTGTGCTTCTCCTCTCCGTCGAGCCTCTGGGGAAGTCAACGGCGTTGTGGTTGTATTTTGGGACATCAGCGATCGCCGTCAAACCGAGGTATTACAAAAAGCCCTAGAGAAAGAGCGAGAACTCAATCGTCTCAAGTCTCAATTTGTTTCGACCGTTTCTCATGAATTTCGCAATCCCCTAGCTATCATTCGTACTGCCACGGAATTACTGGATATTCAAGGGCTAGCCATGCCAGAAGCCAAAATGAAGTCCTACTTGCAGCGCATCAAGGCAGCCGTGCAGTCGATGAATCAACTCATGGAAGAAGTCCTGTTTATGGGAAGAGTAGAAGCGGATCGCTTGCTCTTGCGTCCAGCAACACTAGACTTAGAACAGTTTTGCCGAGAGTTGATCGAAGAATGTTTAGTGGCTCGTAGCTCTGTACGGGAAATTGTTTTTACAAGCCAAGCACAAGCTACAGAAGCGGTGATGGATGAAAATCTCCTCCGTCACATTCTGACAAACTTGTTGAACAATGCCATAAAATACTCCCCAACAGACAGCCCTATTTACTTTAGGCTCACTGTGACAACGGAAGCACAAGTAGTATTTCAGGTACAAGATCAAGGAATTGGTATCCCTGGTGTTGATCAAGCTCAATTGTATGAATCCTTCTACCGTGCTTCCAACGCTGGAAATGTTCAGGGAACAGGTTTAGGATTAGCGATCGTCAAAAAATGCGTCGATCTGCATCAAGGACAGATTCAGGTCGATAGTGAAGTGGGTGTTAGAACAACGTTTACTGTCACCTTGCCATTACGTTTAACTTCACCTTAA
- a CDS encoding erythromycin esterase family protein, whose protein sequence is MLEKPIAKLADAVRQCAYPLTGATVDYDPLMDLIGEARFVLLGEATHGTHEFYEQRAEITKRLIEEKGFTAVAVEADWPDAYRVNRFVQGMSEDTASNEALSNFHRFPTWMWRNTDVLNFVNWLRQYNDALPSGRTKVGFYGLDLYSLYSSIEAVLKYLDQIDPEAAQRARSRYACFEHFEEDSQSYGYATGSGMAESCEGGAVNQLLELQKQASEYTRRDGPLAEDEFFYAEQNARLVKSAEEYYRSMFRGRVSSWNLRDRHMAETLDHLSIHLNKQQQPAKIVVWAHNSHLGDARATDMGEAGEWNVGQLVRERYGKDTVLVGFSTYTGTVTAANDWDGPAELKQVRSALPDSYESLFHETGLPRFWLNLRQDNPAIAQLREPRLERAIGVIYRPHSERLSHYFHTQLPSQFDAIIHIDDTRAVEPLDRDEPVESSEPPETYPSAL, encoded by the coding sequence ATGTTAGAGAAACCGATCGCAAAACTAGCTGATGCTGTGCGTCAATGCGCTTATCCCCTGACGGGTGCTACCGTAGATTATGACCCCTTAATGGATCTAATTGGTGAGGCGCGGTTTGTCTTGCTCGGTGAGGCAACTCATGGCACCCACGAATTTTATGAGCAGCGGGCAGAAATTACGAAGCGATTGATTGAAGAAAAAGGGTTTACGGCAGTAGCAGTAGAAGCTGACTGGCCTGATGCCTATCGAGTAAATCGCTTTGTCCAAGGCATGAGTGAGGATACCGCTAGTAACGAAGCGCTGAGCAACTTCCACCGTTTCCCCACTTGGATGTGGCGCAATACAGATGTGCTGAATTTCGTAAATTGGTTGCGTCAATACAATGATGCTTTACCGTCAGGGAGAACCAAAGTAGGCTTTTATGGTCTTGATCTGTATAGCCTTTACAGTTCTATCGAGGCGGTGCTGAAGTATCTCGACCAGATAGACCCAGAAGCAGCTCAACGCGCCCGTTCTCGGTATGCCTGCTTCGAGCATTTTGAAGAAGATTCCCAGAGTTACGGATATGCCACTGGTTCTGGTATGGCAGAATCTTGTGAAGGTGGCGCGGTGAATCAACTCTTAGAGTTGCAAAAACAGGCCAGTGAGTATACGCGCAGAGATGGCCCTTTGGCGGAGGATGAGTTCTTTTATGCCGAGCAGAATGCCCGCTTGGTGAAGAGTGCTGAGGAATACTACCGTTCTATGTTCCGAGGGAGAGTGTCTTCTTGGAATTTGCGCGATCGCCACATGGCAGAAACGCTTGATCACTTATCGATCCATTTGAACAAACAGCAGCAACCCGCCAAGATTGTGGTTTGGGCGCATAACTCTCACTTAGGAGATGCTAGAGCCACCGATATGGGCGAAGCAGGTGAGTGGAATGTGGGGCAACTAGTACGCGAACGCTATGGGAAAGATACAGTGCTAGTGGGTTTCAGCACCTACACTGGCACCGTCACAGCCGCAAATGATTGGGATGGCCCCGCTGAACTGAAGCAAGTGCGGTCTGCGCTTCCTGATAGTTACGAGTCTCTGTTCCACGAAACTGGACTACCTCGCTTTTGGTTAAATCTACGGCAAGACAATCCGGCGATCGCCCAATTGAGAGAACCCCGTTTAGAAAGAGCGATCGGTGTGATCTATCGCCCTCATTCGGAGCGTCTGAGCCACTATTTCCACACCCAACTCCCTAGCCAGTTTGATGCCATCATCCACATAGATGATACTCGTGCTGTTGAGCCATTAGATCGGGATGAACCTGTAGAAAGTAGTGAACCACCAGAAACTTATCCCTCAGCTCTTTAA
- a CDS encoding DUF4142 domain-containing protein, whose translation MTGSNYLKKATALLGAAALTSFLSVPVLAQTTPRSNTTPSTSTPATRTPSNRPTQGTVNQQRGTAAAPTALDREFVLMAARGNNAEIATSQLALQKSSNQMVRSYAQRMIQEHTQANQRLSRVAAQHGITLPTDPGPLNAAIAQQLAQLSGTNFDRAYMGAQENLHMQAIALYRTAVQQGKAADVKQYATALLPSINNHYQMANRAVAQNRTGNTQAPLQ comes from the coding sequence ATGACAGGATCAAATTATCTGAAAAAAGCTACAGCTCTGCTGGGAGCGGCAGCTCTAACTTCCTTCCTCAGTGTTCCCGTACTAGCTCAGACAACTCCTCGTTCTAACACCACCCCCAGCACTAGCACCCCCGCCACGAGAACCCCAAGTAATCGGCCCACTCAAGGCACCGTGAATCAGCAACGGGGTACAGCGGCGGCACCCACCGCCTTAGACCGCGAATTTGTCCTGATGGCGGCTCGTGGTAATAATGCGGAAATTGCAACTTCCCAACTCGCTTTGCAAAAGTCATCCAATCAAATGGTGAGAAGCTACGCTCAACGGATGATTCAGGAGCATACCCAGGCAAACCAGCGCCTCTCTCGGGTGGCTGCTCAGCATGGCATTACCCTACCGACTGACCCTGGCCCCCTGAATGCGGCGATCGCCCAGCAGTTGGCACAACTCTCCGGTACTAATTTCGATCGCGCTTATATGGGTGCTCAGGAAAATCTCCACATGCAAGCGATCGCGTTATATCGGACAGCAGTGCAGCAAGGGAAAGCGGCTGATGTGAAGCAATATGCCACAGCGCTGCTTCCCAGCATTAATAATCACTATCAGATGGCCAATCGCGCCGTTGCTCAAAACAGAACGGGCAATACTCAAGCTCCTCTCCAGTAA
- a CDS encoding glutathione binding-like protein, translated as MIELYYWTTPNGHKITLFLEGAGLLYELVPINIGAGDQFKPEFLQIAPNNRIPAIIDREPVGGGEPISVFESGAILLYLAEKTGQFIPTDLRGRVETLQWLFWQMGGLGPMAGQNHHFSQYAPEKIPYAINRYVNETARLYAVLNKQLSDREFVAGEYSIADMAIYPWIVPYEVQGQKLDDFPNIKRWFEAIKARPATIRAYEKAEAFKDQALNIERSRDLLFNQSANTVQK; from the coding sequence ATGATTGAGCTTTATTACTGGACGACCCCCAACGGCCACAAAATTACGTTGTTTCTAGAAGGAGCAGGTCTGCTCTATGAGCTAGTGCCGATTAACATTGGCGCAGGCGACCAGTTCAAGCCTGAGTTTCTCCAGATTGCGCCTAACAACCGGATTCCGGCGATCATCGATCGCGAACCTGTCGGTGGTGGAGAGCCAATTTCTGTGTTTGAGTCGGGAGCGATCTTGCTGTACCTCGCAGAGAAAACAGGCCAATTTATTCCGACTGATCTGCGAGGTCGTGTGGAAACGTTGCAGTGGTTGTTTTGGCAGATGGGTGGTTTGGGGCCAATGGCAGGGCAAAATCATCACTTTAGCCAATATGCGCCAGAGAAAATTCCCTACGCGATTAACCGTTATGTGAATGAAACTGCCCGTCTGTATGCAGTACTCAATAAGCAATTAAGCGATCGCGAATTTGTGGCAGGAGAATATTCGATCGCGGATATGGCGATTTATCCCTGGATTGTGCCCTACGAAGTCCAAGGCCAAAAGCTAGATGATTTTCCCAATATCAAACGCTGGTTTGAAGCGATCAAAGCGCGTCCAGCAACGATTCGAGCCTATGAAAAAGCAGAAGCTTTCAAAGACCAAGCACTCAACATAGAGCGATCGCGAGATCTATTGTTTAATCAGTCTGCCAACACAGTACAAAAATAG
- a CDS encoding dienelactone hydrolase family protein, translating into MKKITRRKFMTTAALATGFALAVEPISAQVIRTDADGLVAGAVTIPFSDGNIPAYRAMPATGQNFPIVLVIQEIFGVHEHMQDVCRRFAQLGYVAIAPELFVRQGDVLKLRSVDEIRKVVAKVPDAQVLSDLDATVNWAVKSAKGNAQRLGVTGFCWGGRITWLYAAHNPQVKAGVAWYGRLVGDRTPRTPKHPVDIAAQLRTPVLGLYGGEDTGIPLETAEEMGDRLNSGRSKSQIVVYPDAPHAFFADYRPSYREKAAKDGWKRLQTWFKQHGV; encoded by the coding sequence ATGAAAAAAATTACGCGCCGTAAATTTATGACTACTGCTGCCTTGGCAACTGGATTTGCCCTAGCCGTAGAGCCTATTTCGGCCCAGGTTATTCGGACAGATGCCGATGGGCTGGTTGCAGGTGCCGTGACCATCCCGTTTTCAGATGGCAATATCCCTGCTTATAGAGCCATGCCTGCCACAGGTCAAAATTTTCCTATTGTCTTGGTCATTCAAGAAATTTTTGGCGTGCATGAGCATATGCAGGATGTTTGCCGCCGCTTTGCGCAGTTGGGATATGTGGCGATCGCTCCTGAATTATTCGTGCGTCAAGGCGATGTGCTGAAGCTGAGAAGCGTGGACGAGATCCGTAAAGTAGTGGCAAAGGTGCCAGATGCTCAAGTGCTATCTGATCTTGATGCCACCGTAAACTGGGCAGTGAAATCAGCTAAGGGTAATGCTCAGCGCTTAGGAGTGACGGGTTTCTGCTGGGGTGGGCGCATCACCTGGCTATATGCCGCGCATAATCCGCAAGTCAAAGCAGGCGTGGCTTGGTATGGACGCTTGGTGGGCGATCGCACTCCCCGTACCCCCAAACATCCAGTTGATATTGCCGCTCAGTTGAGGACACCAGTGCTGGGTCTCTATGGCGGAGAGGATACTGGAATTCCTTTAGAAACAGCAGAGGAGATGGGCGATCGCCTGAATTCGGGCCGTAGCAAATCCCAAATTGTTGTCTATCCTGATGCTCCTCATGCTTTTTTTGCGGATTACCGTCCTTCTTATCGAGAAAAAGCAGCGAAAGATGGCTGGAAGCGCCTTCAGACTTGGTTTAAGCAGCATGGAGTCTAG
- a CDS encoding phosphoserine transaminase, whose product MSEHPTPTTKPNVPYFSSGPCTKRPGWSATTLQNACVGRSHRSADGKAKLAEVIDRSKKILGVPADYRLGIVPASDTGAVEMALWSLLGPRPVDILAWESFGQEWVKDVLDELKLPDVNLIKAPYGSLPDLGQVDFSHDVVFLWNGTTSGVRVPNGDWIASDRQGLTICDATSAVFAMDIPWDKIDVLTYSWQKVLGGEAQHGVIVLSPRAVERLESYQPTWPIPKIFRLSQKGKLIEGIFKGDTINTPSMLCVEDAIDSLNWVESVGGLPGLIQRSEANLSAIARWVEQRDWVDFLAEKPETRSCTSICLKVADPWFTDLSSDDQATFAKKLAKLLEKQEVAYDVAPYRAAPPGLRIWGGATVETSDMEALLPWLDWAYATVKAEFAAVA is encoded by the coding sequence ATGTCAGAACATCCTACTCCAACAACCAAACCCAACGTTCCCTATTTTTCCTCCGGGCCTTGCACCAAGCGCCCTGGCTGGAGTGCGACAACCTTACAAAACGCCTGCGTGGGTCGTTCCCATCGCTCTGCGGACGGCAAAGCTAAACTCGCAGAAGTGATCGATCGCTCTAAGAAAATCTTGGGTGTCCCAGCAGATTATCGGTTGGGCATTGTGCCTGCGTCCGATACAGGGGCAGTCGAAATGGCCCTGTGGTCACTGCTAGGCCCGCGTCCCGTTGACATCTTAGCCTGGGAAAGTTTTGGGCAGGAATGGGTAAAAGATGTTTTAGACGAGCTGAAGTTGCCAGATGTCAATCTAATCAAGGCTCCCTATGGCAGTTTGCCCGACTTAGGCCAAGTTGACTTTAGCCATGATGTTGTGTTCCTCTGGAACGGCACCACCTCAGGCGTGAGAGTCCCTAATGGTGATTGGATTGCTAGCGATCGCCAAGGCTTAACTATTTGCGATGCCACCTCTGCGGTCTTCGCAATGGATATCCCGTGGGATAAAATCGATGTCCTGACTTATTCCTGGCAGAAAGTCTTGGGCGGTGAAGCTCAACATGGCGTGATTGTTCTCTCTCCTCGCGCCGTCGAGCGCCTGGAAAGCTATCAACCCACCTGGCCGATCCCCAAAATCTTCCGCCTCAGCCAAAAAGGAAAGTTGATCGAAGGCATCTTTAAGGGTGACACCATCAACACCCCTTCCATGTTGTGTGTAGAAGATGCGATCGACAGCTTGAACTGGGTCGAGAGCGTGGGTGGCTTACCTGGTTTAATTCAACGCAGCGAAGCCAATCTCAGCGCGATCGCCCGTTGGGTGGAGCAACGCGATTGGGTAGACTTCTTGGCAGAAAAGCCAGAAACTCGCTCCTGTACCTCCATTTGCTTAAAAGTCGCTGACCCTTGGTTCACAGATCTCAGTTCAGATGACCAAGCTACTTTTGCCAAGAAACTCGCGAAACTTTTAGAAAAGCAAGAGGTTGCTTATGATGTCGCTCCCTATCGCGCTGCTCCTCCAGGACTGCGGATCTGGGGCGGTGCCACGGTAGAAACCTCCGATATGGAGGCACTACTGCCCTGGCTCGATTGGGCTTATGCCACTGTAAAAGCTGAATTTGCTGCCGTAGCATAA
- a CDS encoding DOPA 4,5-dioxygenase family protein, whose protein sequence is MAEATTITGFHAHIYYAPDTHDVAARIREELAAFEVRLGRWHDRPIGPHSQAMYQVAFLPDQFDKVVPWLMLHREGLDILVHPETGDDLVDHTDHAMWLGNKLDLNLEILRQMGRSPN, encoded by the coding sequence ATGGCAGAAGCAACCACAATCACTGGATTCCATGCTCACATCTACTATGCTCCTGACACTCATGATGTCGCAGCGCGGATACGCGAAGAATTGGCTGCTTTTGAGGTGCGCTTAGGACGGTGGCACGATCGCCCAATTGGCCCTCATTCTCAAGCGATGTATCAAGTTGCTTTCTTACCGGATCAGTTTGATAAGGTTGTTCCTTGGCTGATGCTGCATCGAGAGGGGTTAGATATTCTTGTGCATCCTGAGACAGGAGATGATCTGGTGGATCATACAGACCATGCTATGTGGTTGGGTAATAAGTTAGACCTAAATCTAGAGATTCTACGTCAGATGGGCAGAAGCCCCAATTAG
- the galK gene encoding galactokinase, with protein MDFLQIFNTAPKVEASAPGRVNLLGEHTDYNDGFVLPTAIPQKTTVYLGLSPNDQHHFYSQELEQQIDVKASDSILESFASYIFGCIGVLEKQGVSVPPLNVYVTSSVPMGSGLSSSAALEVAMLRGLRSLLNLDLDDVRIAQLGQEAERQYAGVQCGIMDQMASSLADTDHLLFLDTRTLDRQLLPFPSGAEILVIDSGIPRTLAGSGYNQRREECEEAAKQLGVKALRDIIDVEAIAHLPELLKRRARHVITEDNRVLEARQGVSAERFGELMNDSHASLRDDYEVSIAGLDQLVAILQETPGVFGARLTGAGFGGACIALTVAGKAKAIAQQVLEQYNRTEHIGRVLVP; from the coding sequence ATGGACTTTCTACAGATCTTTAATACTGCACCTAAAGTTGAAGCCAGTGCGCCAGGGCGAGTTAATTTGCTGGGCGAACATACCGACTATAACGACGGCTTTGTGTTGCCCACCGCCATCCCTCAAAAAACTACTGTCTATCTTGGTCTGAGTCCAAATGATCAACATCATTTCTATTCGCAAGAGCTAGAACAGCAGATCGATGTGAAAGCCTCGGATTCTATCCTAGAGAGCTTTGCTAGCTATATTTTTGGTTGCATTGGTGTGCTGGAAAAACAGGGAGTTTCCGTGCCACCGCTCAATGTCTACGTCACTTCCTCTGTGCCAATGGGGTCGGGGTTATCAAGTAGTGCTGCTTTGGAAGTGGCAATGTTGCGAGGCCTGCGATCGCTTTTGAATCTCGATCTTGATGATGTTCGCATTGCTCAACTAGGCCAGGAAGCCGAGCGCCAGTATGCAGGCGTACAGTGCGGCATCATGGATCAGATGGCTTCTAGTCTCGCGGATACGGATCATCTTTTGTTTCTTGATACTCGGACACTCGATCGCCAACTTCTCCCTTTTCCGTCAGGCGCAGAGATTTTAGTAATTGATAGTGGTATCCCTCGCACTTTGGCAGGAAGTGGCTATAACCAGCGGCGGGAAGAATGCGAAGAGGCTGCGAAACAGTTAGGTGTAAAAGCTTTGAGAGATATCATCGATGTAGAGGCGATCGCCCATCTCCCTGAACTCCTCAAGCGACGGGCGCGTCATGTGATCACAGAAGATAACCGAGTGCTAGAAGCCCGCCAAGGTGTGTCGGCTGAGCGGTTTGGCGAACTCATGAACGACTCTCACGCGAGCTTGAGAGATGATTATGAAGTCTCCATTGCGGGTTTAGATCAGTTGGTTGCGATCTTGCAAGAAACCCCTGGTGTATTCGGTGCAAGGCTGACGGGCGCGGGGTTTGGTGGAGCTTGTATTGCGTTGACGGTGGCAGGTAAAGCCAAGGCGATCGCGCAACAAGTTTTGGAACAATATAACCGCACAGAGCATATAGGCCGTGTTTTAGTTCCATAG
- a CDS encoding Xaa-Pro peptidase family protein: MNNSGFELPQRQQECQQKLEWMRTCLRETGAAGICLRGTDWFAWATTGGSNTVLLTAETGVAEVLVTAQGAWVLTDTIEAQRLQDEELPAKGDLAQEVYDLAVSPWAEPTQRESFVREMTANGKVLSDKPSGSHDRLELPLPASLIQYKRTLLPSESDRYRYVGRLASEAMTEVLAQAKPDWTEHQLAGAGAAALWNRGLHPALTLAAGERRLPIYRHPTASQEPLGRVAMMVFCARGFGLYANLTRFVCFGSLTKEQSELHRRVREIEAAALNQCQANVPLVQIYDTLKQTYEEQDYPKAIYEHHQGGTTGYLAREVVANPTTNDRLQTNMAIAWNPSLPGAKIEDTFVLRDDGSLENLTFEPNWPSVEVAGRSRPLPLEIT; the protein is encoded by the coding sequence ATGAATAATTCAGGATTTGAGCTACCTCAAAGACAACAGGAATGTCAGCAAAAGCTAGAGTGGATGCGAACTTGTCTCCGCGAAACAGGTGCAGCGGGTATTTGCTTACGAGGTACAGACTGGTTTGCTTGGGCCACAACGGGTGGCTCGAATACAGTCCTACTCACCGCTGAGACTGGTGTCGCCGAAGTCTTGGTGACAGCGCAGGGAGCTTGGGTCTTAACAGATACGATTGAAGCACAACGGTTACAGGATGAGGAGTTGCCAGCCAAAGGAGATCTCGCCCAAGAAGTTTATGATCTTGCCGTAAGCCCTTGGGCCGAACCCACCCAGCGAGAATCGTTTGTACGAGAAATGACCGCCAACGGCAAGGTTCTGAGCGATAAACCATCCGGTTCTCACGATCGCCTTGAATTGCCTTTACCTGCTTCTTTAATTCAATACAAACGCACGCTTTTACCCAGTGAAAGCGATCGCTATCGTTACGTCGGTCGCTTAGCTAGTGAAGCGATGACGGAGGTGCTAGCCCAAGCTAAACCTGACTGGACTGAACATCAATTAGCAGGTGCAGGAGCCGCAGCTCTGTGGAATCGAGGGTTACATCCTGCTCTCACTTTGGCAGCAGGAGAGCGTCGTTTGCCCATCTACCGCCACCCCACTGCCAGTCAAGAACCGCTGGGACGAGTTGCCATGATGGTGTTTTGTGCCCGTGGCTTTGGCCTGTATGCCAACCTGACTCGCTTTGTCTGCTTTGGTTCACTGACCAAGGAGCAGAGCGAGTTACACCGTCGAGTGCGTGAGATTGAAGCTGCCGCCCTAAATCAGTGTCAGGCCAATGTGCCTTTGGTTCAGATCTATGACACCTTGAAACAAACTTACGAAGAGCAAGACTATCCCAAGGCCATTTACGAACATCATCAAGGTGGCACCACAGGATATCTGGCTCGTGAGGTGGTAGCCAATCCCACAACGAATGATCGGCTCCAGACAAATATGGCGATCGCTTGGAATCCGAGTCTCCCTGGAGCCAAAATCGAGGATACTTTTGTCTTGCGCGACGATGGCAGCTTAGAAAACCTCACCTTTGAGCCCAACTGGCCCAGTGTAGAGGTAGCGGGGCGATCGCGGCCTCTCCCCTTAGAAATTACTTAA
- the galT gene encoding galactose-1-phosphate uridylyltransferase, producing MYSQELLKPDGRKLTLYSRCPIAAGIQAPSPGNEPIQANPHLRWHPLRGEWVAYASHRQGRTFMPPPEYNPLAPTTNPQFPTELPQGQYDIAVFENRFPSMAVQAHDPPHLIVDTLPANGACEVVVFTQDPSKSLSNLELDHLDLLLQVWGDRTQALGNHPQIQYVLPFENKGVEVGVTLHHPHGQIYAYPFVPPVPARMLEQQQAYYQQHQRGLLQDLIQQEIKDDQRVLYRDDWAIAFVPICARYPYEVWVAPIQPVPTLGELAPEQRRSLAKALKTVTLKFDGLWNRPFPYLMAWYQAPTDGQPHPESHLHAEFYPPYRTADRLKYLAGTELAAGMFANDALPEEKAKDLQAVAIDLGVPANV from the coding sequence ATGTACTCCCAGGAACTCCTCAAGCCGGATGGTCGGAAGCTCACGCTGTACAGCAGATGCCCCATTGCAGCGGGCATCCAGGCTCCCAGTCCTGGTAACGAACCGATTCAGGCAAATCCTCATCTCCGTTGGCATCCGTTGCGGGGTGAGTGGGTGGCTTATGCCAGCCATCGTCAGGGACGTACCTTTATGCCGCCCCCCGAATACAACCCACTCGCGCCTACCACAAATCCCCAGTTTCCGACAGAACTCCCGCAAGGCCAGTACGATATTGCGGTGTTTGAAAATCGTTTTCCCTCAATGGCAGTGCAGGCCCACGATCCACCGCATTTAATTGTGGATACCCTGCCTGCCAATGGGGCTTGTGAAGTGGTGGTCTTTACTCAAGATCCCAGTAAATCGCTTTCTAATTTAGAACTCGATCACCTCGATCTGTTGTTACAAGTTTGGGGCGATCGCACCCAAGCTTTAGGCAATCATCCCCAAATTCAATACGTACTCCCCTTCGAGAATAAAGGAGTTGAGGTAGGCGTGACGCTGCACCACCCCCACGGTCAGATCTACGCTTATCCGTTTGTACCCCCGGTGCCCGCTCGGATGCTAGAGCAGCAGCAAGCTTATTATCAGCAGCACCAGCGGGGGTTATTGCAGGACTTAATTCAGCAAGAAATTAAAGATGATCAGCGGGTTCTCTATCGAGATGACTGGGCGATCGCCTTTGTACCCATTTGTGCGCGTTACCCCTATGAAGTGTGGGTAGCTCCGATTCAACCCGTGCCGACTTTGGGCGAATTGGCTCCAGAGCAACGGAGAAGCCTAGCTAAAGCTCTTAAGACTGTGACCCTAAAATTCGACGGTCTGTGGAATCGGCCCTTTCCTTACTTAATGGCTTGGTATCAAGCTCCCACGGATGGGCAACCTCATCCAGAATCCCACTTGCATGCGGAGTTTTACCCTCCTTATCGCACTGCCGATCGGCTGAAATATCTCGCAGGCACAGAACTTGCGGCTGGAATGTTTGCCAATGACGCTTTGCCAGAGGAGAAAGCTAAAGACCTCCAAGCCGTCGCGATCGATCTCGGAGTACCAGCAAACGTATGA